tgaataatgaaaattaaagggAGATTCTTGTTCTTCATGCCTATGTTATCTAACTTTTTTTTGTCAGTTTCGAAGGTATTTTAGGATTATGAACAGTAGGCAtcatctaatattattatttctcgtTCAAATTACTTGCCAACAaggcatatatacatatacatatatatatatacacacacagacaTTTCTTGATGTGTTATCAAAGGATTAACCCACGagtaaaatataacaaataatctTCCATAAGTACGTATCATATCGTGGATATATGatgagaaatgataaaaaaatgggTAGCATTACTACGTATACTGTTAAAAAGAAGTTACAAGTAGTGAGATTACAGTACTTTGAGGAGGGGGACTGCAAACCTCGTTGGTTGAAGATATCCTGTACCTTGGTAGTAAGGCCGCGATGGAAAGTATTCTTTGGTTGAACTTGCGACCCCTGCAAAGAATGCGGGTCAAGAATTCTAAAAGTAGATTCCAAAAGTAACACTGAGACCATACGTGTTCTGGCTGCTCACTTTTTAAATCATCTTAAAGCCATCATGAATTCTGCACGTAGGTACATGAAAAGAACCtgaattaatttgtttgtgATTAGAGCGCAAAGATGATTCATCTAATGTTTATGCTTGTATTGGCGGAAATGGCGTTGATTCTGAGCCTCTTGTTCAGAACCCCACTAAGGAAGCTGGTGATGATGGGTTTGGACCGGTTGAAACAGGGACGAGGTCGTTTGGTTGCAAATACTGTGGCTGCAACAATGACGTTGCTCTTTAGCTCCATCATATATCATGCAACCATAATCCATAAACGTTCGGCAGAAGCCAGTATGGTTAATCCAACTGAGGAGGTTCTTATGGCACAACGTGAATTGGAAGCCTCTCTTATAGGTACGACTCATGCAAATCTCCTTTTAATTTTCTACTGGAAAAATGCAGAAAGACATGAAcgtacaatattaatttaatgatgatctgtgttgattttttttttttttttttttttttttgaacgtTTACGCAGGATTCTCCCTATTCCTTGCACTAACAATAGACAGACTATATTATCTTATAAAAGAGCTGTATCTACTGAGGACGAGCTTGGAAGCTGCTATAATAATGCACCAGGCAGGTTAGTGCAAAAGGCAAGTGGCCAGGCTGGGTGGGGAAGAAGACAAAGGAGatatatataaagattaagCTGCTCGAATGTAAATCCAAAACAAGGCCACAATGTACAGAAATGCTGTTAAATCTCTTTATGGTTGTGATTCTTCATTTATATAACATGATcgatgatttatatatattcatctgTAGAGGATCTACGTCTAGTTGACATAGATTGATAGAGGAATTAATCATGCGCGATTGCAATAATTTGATGgagaataatatttaaaaataataatattaaatatcatcactagtacatatatatatgattatcccTTATCAATTAGTATAATATTGCTGTTAGTTTtggtatatattttattttaattaacttgTGTATTATTCTTTCTCCTTAACGGGCCACAAAGCTTGTACCTATTTTTCCGAccgaataaaatatttctacaTACACGTTATTTTATGTTTTCCGGACATGATTTGGCCAGATCAAgtacttattttttatagaaaatatttttattttcaactcTTATAAATTTTGggatataatttaaaataaaaaataaaaaaactgcatGTCTCATGACTCTCATTTATTTTAAGGcagaagaaataattttattttattcgtcaataaagtaatgttatatacaatcgTGGAATGCGTAAGTATCgtgtagttattttaaaaaaaagtgtggtCTTGCATTGTCACTgctattattatttctcctacATGTATGAACAATCTTGTGTGAGGCTCCAAAGTCCAAAGAGACAGAGCGGCATCTTGAAAGGCTACAACTAGTACTGTAATTAAGTTCCATCCCCATTTTAGAGGTCCAAGTCATGATCATAAGGCTTGGTACGATGAAAAATCCACACCTAATTACCCCAAATGGTGCAATTTTCCATCTCAATGCGCCGGCTTAACATGACCTGCTTTGAATGCCTTCTCCCTAATTTCGCACATCCTTCTATTACGCAGAAGGGGAGGCAAAAGTCAACTCACCAACCACTGAGGATAAAAAAGTTCGGTAGGCCTAAACATTTGACCTTACTTACCCGGAAAATgtcaaaataaattacatatattGACCTCCAACTTGGTTCCCAAAGTCTCCTCTGTCCACATAGGAAGTTTCTTTAGTTCAAGAGAGAGAAGTTGACCTGTTAATGAAGTTGACTTTGTTTAAAGTCTTGCCCTTAGATTAGAATAATTAAGAGTTATACACCCTCTATTCTCCCTTCCACGGCCGCCATTGCTTCAATCAGAATTCAGAAGAGACAAATGCCCAGATTCAAAGTTCTAAAAGGAAATTAGATAATGCAGACCAAAACATTTCATGGAGATTTTATCGAGCAGATCTATAACACTCCACATGTCAAAAGATTAGATCTGTGTTGGAAAGATGCTTACAACCACTCTGCATTAAAGCGAGGAGACAGCTGGTTTAATGGTGCATAACATGATATTCAATATATTGGATGCCAGAATAAAGGGATGAGATTCATGTATTCACCAATACATTTTCTGGTTAATTGGCCATTCTGAGTCTTGAGATTTAGGTAAATCCACTATCGTTGGTGGGATTGGTCAACGTCACAAGGGTGAATTAGAAAACAATGAATTCAGAGTGACTGTTTATCCATAACTATCCCACCAAGGGTTGTGGCAGCAGCACTTTGAGAGTGCCTCTTGCTGGCAACTTGCAAAAGCGGATGGCAAAAAGAGtggaaaaaaagtgaaaaaagatCGTCTTGTGGGCTTGGTCAAAAACCACACACAAAAAGAGGGATAATTTACTGAAAGGGGCAGGAACACACCATCCTCACTCTCAAACTTCTATCTAAAAAGTCTCTTCTCCTGTTCCGAATAGAGACAAGTTGCAAAAGCAGAAACTGTCCCATTAGAGGACTCGCTCAAAATCGGTCCTTCACAGCAGCAGAGAGGAATAAAGGGTAAAAAGAAAAGGGTCTCTAATCAAAATCTACAAGCTACCTTGGCTTCGCTGGTAAAATTAGGCAACTAAGAGATCGTAATTTGTAAAGCAAGTATATTGTCACAAACAAGATAAGATTATATTGAATTGGTATAGAATTCAAAGGAAAAGACAGAGTTTCATTGTCAAATTCGGAATCTGAAATAATCAATACAATATCATCCTTATTAACACTCTCACATCCCGTCACAAATCCCATCCTCATACTAATCCAGCTAAAAGTACTTGTGCTGTGATCAGCAGAGTATTCAAACAAATCCTCATCAAACATCGAACTTCCCAACACTTCCAATTGAGTACCAGGACTCATGATTAATGCAGTTTCAACTGAATTCTCATCTTCCTCGTATTGGTCGGAgaatttctctttttcctctatTCCATTGCTTCTCACCGTGATCCAATCTTCATTCCAAGTCCAATCTGATGGCATGGTCCCACCAATCAACATCCTGATCCTTTCAGACGGAGAATTAGAAGAAGTGCTCTCCTGGGTCTGATTCCCAGGACATTCTAACACATTCGTCGACTCCCAGAAACCATGATCCAATACACTATTTGGGGAACTCATAGTTAATTCCTTGACTTCTATAGAATGAGAATCGTTTTCTGCAAGAAATGGATGCTCAAGAAGCTCTGTAGCTGTCCAACGCTCCCTTGGATCCCTCCTAAGACAGTTGCTCAAAAAGTCCTTGGCCTTCTCCGACAACCATCTTGGAAGCTCCAGCACATCAGCGGAAAATCCAATCCTGTAAAGAACTGAGACCGGGTCATTCATCTCAGGCCATGGGGAACTGCCGGTAGCCATTTCAATGATTGTGCATCCAAGAGCCCATACATCAGCTGGAAAACCCTGCTCTTCTCCACGCGCCACTTCCGGAGCCATAAACATTGGTGTGCCGGAAAGTGCTGACATGGAAGAATCTCCATTTCCAGCAACTTTTCCTACCAATTTAGCGCAGCCCAAGTCAGCAATTTTGGAACCTTCCTTGCCTATCAATATGTTCCGACTCTTTATATCACAATGCACCAACCCATTGGCATGAAGATATTCCAAGCCTTGCAGAATTTGCTTTGTGTACGCTCTAATCATAGCCTCATCCAGCCGCCCTTGGTGCCTTTGAATTGCATCGTAGAGCGTGCCACCAGGTACATACTCCATCCAAAGATTATACATAGGCTTATTACCTTCATATGAAACATCAAAGCCTATGTACTCAACTATGTGAGGACAACAGAGTTGAGACAGAAAATATTGTTCTTTCTGCAAGAACATAGAGCGGGAGAGCTCGGCGGACTTGACCGCAAAGAGCTCGCCAGACGGGACGATGGTGGCCAAGGAGACAGTGGCGGTAGAGCCGCGGCCAATGATGGACCCTCTAATCCATTCCATGGAAAGAGATGGATAGGAGCGCAAAGGAAGAAGACTAGAGGAAGAAGTTTGGCTTTTGCATATGGTTTGGTGGGTTTATACAAATGGGGAGAGGTGCTACGgttcaaatttaaatatgacTTTGTCCCTATGGCTTTGGTATGAacacacacccaaaaaaaaaaaaagggggattacatctaaaaaaatatgctTTCTTGTAGACTTGGTAGTTGGCCAATGTTGCTGCACTTTTATTTGCTATCTTCTTTAGAAATACGAGAGATTGAAGAATCTTTGAGAGATAGTTTACGACGTGGCAAAAGGAGGGGGATAGATGACAGCCCACTTCGGCCGTCTTCTAGCGGCCCTTAAATGGAGGGGCTTGGAATAAAGCCATCCACATGTTGACACGTGAGCATGTGCAAAAAATTGCACTATTTGAGTGGGGAATGTGGGGATATTAACAAGAAGAAACCACATAGTTAGGGAAGTTATTTTGCGGCGGAAAAAGGTAGTAATGTGACGGTGTgaacactttacttttcaacgcCCAAATGATGTGGAAATAGCTTTAGTCGTATTCATTACgtaaatctttttctttttcccggcATATTCATATCTAAATCAACCGAAATAACACGTAAATTACTACAATATTTGGtcctttaaaagttttatatttaCGTGAAATATAAACccagatttttaatttttaattttttgagaaatCTAATTTTCATGTGGTACGTTATATAGAaggtgtttaaaaaaataatcccaTTTCTTTTGGATTGTGCAATAACTTTCACTTTTAAGTCATTAATTTCATTTATCTTAATATCTTAACTGTAACGAGATTTTATTaaggattattattttttataggagCTTGATTTTAGAATTTCTGCAACTCTCTTAATCCTCTTTATATAAAGTATCCATCTATTATAAGTGAGggctaataaataaaattataaatatctttgaTCTGTTGTTCATTTTCAACATTGCTAATAGGGTTTTTGAATTAAATATCTAATCATTTACGTTTaatttccaagaaaaaaaaaacaaccacaTATAGGAATCTACCTAGCTAGGTAGGTGAGTTGTATGCCTAGTGACAGAGGAAGGTTGGCATTTGAGGCAGGATCTTCGAAGCAAAAGCAATGTGATATACCTAGGTGAGTTGTGATCTGCCAAGTGTCAAAGCCATGATCTTATATATGGTATTGCTCTTCAAAACCTAGGGGAATTAgcatcgttttttttttaacgccGATTAAATTGGAAGATTCTTTTGTACAAGTCAGTGGATAAACGCGTAGACCGACTCCCTAAGAAAGACCCGCCTGCATGAGGTCCAGCTTTTGCCTTTTCATGGAAGTAATCGAAGGAAAAGCAAGGCACATTAAGTTAAGGAATTAAACCAAGACCGGATGTAAGGATTCTCGTGATCTGTATCACAGGAGGTCCAACgaaacaagaaataaataaaataaaggaaagtAAAAAGCTTTGGTTTAGAATAATGCAAGGCGTTTTGCTGCTAAAAGATTGCAGCGGTATTGGATGAGTACCCTCTAAGCAATGCCAAATGGGGAGAAAAATGCTGGCTTTAGTTCATTGCCTTCCGGCCCACATTAACAAATTCTTTCTCATTCATTCCCTTTGCCTCATGTCATGTGGTAGAATAAAGTACGTACTACGATATTGTATTACAACGTGAACCCTGTAGAAGTTGTTAGCATTCTGTAACTTCATGAACCTGATTTGTGTCGGTGAACATATCCTTTAATGTGGCTGTGCCGACACCAATCATAAATTTACAGCTATACCGAGCTGGACAAACGGGAAACAGCTGTACGTCCAAGCAGAAAACAAAAAGTTCACTGTTTCTGCTGCTGGGTCTCATAATGCATCCAACATACGGCAGAGAGAGCCGAGAGGAGATCAACAAGGCTCCCCTGACCCTGGCCTCCTCATCGGACCCTTGATGCAGTAAATGCACTACTCATAATACTCATGGACACAAAATCTACACCACAGAATCCTGCATTCTTCATGATTAGAATACTTTAGAAGTCTAATGCATGTAACCTTACAAAGGTGGGTTATATGAACcctcaaaatcattttgtatttaattcATAGTCCAGTTTTTATTTACTCATGGATTCTGATCCTCTTTATTGTTGGTTGCCGCTCTTAACTCGTGCCTAATAACTCCTTGATAGAATCCTTGCAGCTTTCAACTTGGCCACAATAACTGCTTGGTAAATGCTCTAGAATTTCATCCATCACGCCACCACCAATATTATTAAGTTTCAACTCTTAACTTCCTACAGATATATTTACTCTCAATGTTTCCTTTAATGTTTCGCCGATTATCTACCAGAAACTATGAACGAACACATCGATTCCAGGTCGAAGAAATTAATTCTAAGTTGGTCCGATTCTCATCGTTGCAGCTTTCATCTTTGCGCTCAATTACTTCATGGTAGATGATCTTGAATTTCATCTGTCACGCCACCGACAACTATTACTTTCCTACGCGCACATCTGATACACCAATCACCATCAACCAATTGAtggaaaaagtaataaattaatCGAATAAATTCTTCTATCATCCTCTTACCACCACATCTTACCATGCACGATCTAATCAATAGGTGTCCGTTCTTGTCATGTCACTCAACATTAAGAAAACATCTGCCAGCCCTGCGACCTGTGCTCAAGCATTggcattttcatatttattcgtTTCAAACTTGTCAAATTCATTACTGTTTTTGCCAATGCATCGATcgtattaaataaaattcagtAGGAAATTGTCTTCTCACTGCCCATTCACATCGTATCGTTTCCACGTCTGATTTAGAATAAACGGGTTGCTTTTAGAAAGGAgtaaatatgagagagagagagagagagagagagagagagagagagagagagagagagaaccataGATATTGTATGTGTGTAGTGTGATGTAGCcatatgatccattttcttgaTTACAAGTTTTGACATGTAGGGGCAGAACAAACTCCACAAAACGACACAGTATACCCAGACATATTTACAAGTAGTTTTCCGGTTTGAAACTCACTTCCAACACGATATAGGTTACTACAAGTCTTTCAGGATGCAGATGTGTTCAGAAAAGAGATGGATACAGAAGGAAACGTTAATGGTAAAGATTCATTTAGGCAGCTTCTGCAAACCCAATTCTCTGATTCCCGTAGTCAAATACTGTATGGTAGCGACCCATGAAAACATCCCCCAAGATCCTGTGTTGCATACAAAATATTTAGCGAGGATAAGATTCCAGACCAGTGTACCAGCATTGAGATATGGCATCTCAATTGTATGTCAATATTCAGTCGAATCACTGTATTGACTCAATGACAGAAATGAAGATGCAAGGATTAATAAAAGTAcaacaaaatttagataatACCAGAGAGGTCCACGAGGAGGTGGCACATCCAGAGCCGTAAATCCACTAATGCATTGAGCTGCATCACCCTCGCCAACTTTAAGGACATACTGATTGATCATCCAAAAGAGCAGCAAAGATAAAAAACAAATGTTAGGCGTGAGCCTCACGTCCTTCATAGGCcacaatgcataaaaataacaaaaatagctACTAACACATTACACGTTTCACATTTCACATTCACAGTCACAGTCGGAAAAGAGAATAGCCATTTTCGTCACCTGAGTTAACATTTTATGCCAAGaggactagaaaaaaaaaatctaatttacgAAGGCCTTGATAATGAACATGTGGTAACAGGAAGAAAATATTGTTATGACATCCACTGAAATACATGAGGAAAACCAACAATGTAACACTTTAAtggctggaaaaaaaaaaatcatgcaaaactaAATTCCAGGACCATTTGAAAAAACTGAGAATATCGCACCTGCTCAGGCCTGAGGTCAAAAACCCTGCCGCCAATTGTAAAGGAAACATTTGGCATTGAAGACAAACTGGCACAATCAACTGCTGATTCTCCCATTGGACTAGGCAGCCGGTCACAGAGCTGCAGTTACTATCATGTATGAGAAGCATAAAAGacaagagaaggaaaaaataaaaaataaagaacaaaaaaaaaaaaaggctagatAGGAgggttgtttcacatcattggCATAGTTAATAATACGATCTTGTGTTTGATTCTGCTTAAGTTGGTTCTGCATCCAAACAACTGCCATCTCACACGTGGAGCACATTGTGTCACGCAAACTGCCAGATGCTTTTCGAGTGTCGTCATCAACAACACTCTCAATGCCAATACTGACAACGACACGTTCAGGTAAAAAAAGAGAGACATA
This Carya illinoinensis cultivar Pawnee chromosome 11, C.illinoinensisPawnee_v1, whole genome shotgun sequence DNA region includes the following protein-coding sequences:
- the LOC122280835 gene encoding mitogen-activated protein kinase kinase kinase 18, with the translated sequence MEWIRGSIIGRGSTATVSLATIVPSGELFAVKSAELSRSMFLQKEQYFLSQLCCPHIVEYIGFDVSYEGNKPMYNLWMEYVPGGTLYDAIQRHQGRLDEAMIRAYTKQILQGLEYLHANGLVHCDIKSRNILIGKEGSKIADLGCAKLVGKVAGNGDSSMSALSGTPMFMAPEVARGEEQGFPADVWALGCTIIEMATGSSPWPEMNDPVSVLYRIGFSADVLELPRWLSEKAKDFLSNCLRRDPRERWTATELLEHPFLAENDSHSIEVKELTMSSPNSVLDHGFWESTNVLECPGNQTQESTSSNSPSERIRMLIGGTMPSDWTWNEDWITVRSNGIEEKEKFSDQYEEDENSVETALIMSPGTQLEVLGSSMFDEDLFEYSADHSTSTFSWISMRMGFVTGCESVNKDDIVLIISDSEFDNETLSFPLNSIPIQYNLILFVTIYLLYKLRSLSCLILPAKPR
- the LOC122282113 gene encoding uncharacterized protein LOC122282113, whose product is MIHLMFMLVLAEMALILSLLFRTPLRKLVMMGLDRLKQGRGRLVANTVAATMTLLFSSIIYHATIIHKRSAEASMVNPTEEVLMAQRELEASLIGFSLFLALTIDRLYYLIKELYLLRTSLEAAIIMHQAG